The Micromonospora sp. NBC_01740 genome includes a window with the following:
- a CDS encoding aminotransferase class IV codes for MTGGEDLSPVGAGRLVWTGARTFVPLPSRACDIDVADSWLVDGGRCRGLELHRQRFAGSCRRHDVAPGIVDAFLEDVIDVLPRGGRWFPRVEYHAGEFRFWLRPAPRLSASVVLWVPGVGDSRTEPSVKGPDLAALEALRDEAGRAGAGEALLLSPQGEVREGALSGLMWWRGDGLCAPPDGRTYCRASPGG; via the coding sequence ATGACCGGTGGCGAAGATCTCTCCCCCGTCGGGGCCGGTCGATTGGTGTGGACCGGCGCACGGACCTTCGTGCCGCTGCCGTCCAGGGCGTGCGACATCGACGTCGCCGATTCCTGGTTGGTGGACGGCGGCCGCTGCCGAGGGCTCGAGCTGCACCGCCAACGCTTCGCCGGCTCGTGTCGGCGGCACGACGTGGCACCGGGCATCGTCGACGCGTTCCTCGAGGACGTCATCGACGTCCTGCCCCGCGGCGGGCGATGGTTCCCCAGGGTCGAGTACCACGCCGGCGAGTTCCGGTTCTGGTTACGCCCGGCGCCCAGGCTCTCCGCCAGCGTCGTGCTCTGGGTGCCGGGCGTGGGCGATTCGCGGACCGAACCGTCGGTCAAGGGGCCGGACCTGGCGGCACTGGAGGCGTTGCGCGACGAGGCGGGCAGGGCGGGAGCGGGCGAGGCGTTGCTGCTCTCCCCGCAGGGCGAGGTGCGGGAGGGGGCGCTCAGCGGCCTGATGTGGTGGCGCGGCGACGGCCTGTGCGCTCCGCCCGACGGCCGTACGTACTGCCGAGCGTCACCCGGAGGCTGA
- a CDS encoding DNA alkylation repair protein, whose product MAELAALEDPKAREVNRRHGDDHGVHLGKLRALAKRLRTQQELACQLWATDDTAARLLAILICRPKAFGRDELDVMLRGARTPKVHDWLVNYVVKKNPHSEELRLAWSADPDPVVASAGWALTAERVTKRPEGLDLEGLLDVIEAEMRDAPDRLQWAMNECLARIGIEHAGHRARAIEIGERLGVLKDYPTSPGCTSPFAPVWITEMVRRQQGSS is encoded by the coding sequence ATGGCCGAGTTGGCCGCGCTCGAGGACCCGAAGGCGCGCGAGGTGAACAGGAGACACGGTGACGACCACGGTGTGCACCTCGGCAAGCTGCGCGCGCTCGCGAAGCGGCTCAGGACGCAACAGGAACTCGCGTGCCAGCTCTGGGCGACGGACGACACCGCGGCGCGGCTGCTGGCGATCCTGATCTGCCGCCCGAAGGCGTTCGGGCGTGACGAGCTGGACGTCATGTTGCGCGGGGCGCGCACACCCAAGGTGCACGACTGGCTCGTGAACTACGTGGTGAAGAAGAACCCGCACTCCGAAGAGCTGCGCCTGGCGTGGTCCGCCGATCCCGATCCAGTGGTGGCGAGTGCCGGCTGGGCCCTGACCGCCGAACGCGTGACGAAGAGGCCCGAAGGCCTCGACCTCGAAGGACTGCTCGACGTCATCGAGGCGGAGATGAGAGACGCGCCGGATCGCCTGCAGTGGGCGATGAACGAGTGCCTGGCTCGGATCGGGATCGAGCACGCCGGGCACCGCGCCCGTGCGATCGAGATCGGTGAGCGCCTGGGGGTGCTCAAGGACTACCCGACCTCCCCGGGCTGCACGTCTCCGTTCGCGCCCGTCTGGATCACCGAGATGGTGCGCCGGCAGCAGGGCAGCTCGTGA
- the rox gene encoding rifampin monooxygenase: MFDVIIVGGGPTGMMLASELRLRGVHVLVLEKDAEPPPFVRSLGLHVRSIEVMDQRGLLERFLENGRQYPLRGFFAGIEKPAPTGLDTAHGYVLGIPQTLTDRLLAEHAVEVGAEIRRGCAVVGLAQDDDGVTVHLGSGTATALRARFVVGCDGGRSTVRKLLGVGFPGEPSKIDTLLGEMEVTASPEHLTEVMTEVRRTEKRFGIGPSGTPGVFRAVVPAEGVVEDRSVPPTFEEFKRQLRRYAGTDFGAHSPRWLSRFGDATRQAERYRVGRVFLAGDAAHVHPPMGGQGLNLGIQDSFNLGWKLAAAVNGWAPDDLLDSYGSERHPVAADVLDNTRAQMQLTTNEPGPQAVRRLLAQLMDFNDVNRFLIEKITAIDIRYDFGAGHDLLGRRLRDVGLKHGRLFELLRTGNGLLLDQTGRLSVDGWADRVDHVADGSDEWDVPAVLLRPDGHVAWVGEEQQALDVALARWFGAAGTPTAG; encoded by the coding sequence ATGTTCGATGTGATCATTGTTGGCGGCGGCCCGACCGGCATGATGCTGGCGAGTGAACTGCGTCTTCGGGGCGTCCACGTGCTCGTGCTCGAGAAGGACGCCGAGCCGCCGCCGTTCGTGCGGTCGCTCGGGCTGCACGTGCGCAGTATCGAGGTGATGGATCAGCGAGGGCTGTTGGAGCGGTTCCTCGAAAACGGCAGGCAGTATCCGCTCAGGGGATTCTTCGCGGGCATCGAAAAGCCCGCCCCGACCGGGCTGGACACCGCCCACGGATACGTGCTCGGCATTCCGCAGACGCTCACCGACCGGCTGCTCGCCGAGCACGCGGTCGAAGTCGGGGCCGAGATCCGGCGCGGTTGTGCGGTGGTCGGGTTGGCGCAGGACGACGACGGCGTGACCGTACACCTTGGAAGTGGAACCGCGACCGCGTTGCGGGCGCGGTTCGTCGTCGGCTGCGACGGTGGGCGCAGCACCGTTCGGAAACTGCTCGGGGTCGGATTCCCCGGCGAGCCGTCGAAGATCGACACCCTGCTGGGCGAGATGGAGGTGACGGCGTCCCCGGAACACCTCACCGAGGTGATGACCGAGGTGCGCAGGACCGAGAAGCGGTTCGGGATCGGGCCGTCGGGCACGCCGGGCGTGTTCCGGGCGGTCGTACCGGCGGAGGGCGTGGTCGAGGACCGTTCGGTGCCGCCGACGTTCGAGGAGTTCAAGCGACAGCTACGCAGGTACGCCGGCACCGACTTCGGCGCGCACTCCCCGCGCTGGCTGTCGCGCTTCGGCGACGCGACCCGCCAGGCCGAGCGCTACCGGGTCGGCCGGGTGTTCCTGGCCGGGGACGCCGCGCACGTCCACCCGCCCATGGGCGGGCAGGGACTCAACCTCGGCATCCAGGACTCGTTCAACCTGGGGTGGAAGCTGGCGGCGGCCGTCAACGGCTGGGCGCCGGACGACCTGCTGGACAGCTACGGGTCCGAGCGGCATCCGGTGGCCGCCGACGTGCTGGACAACACCCGCGCACAGATGCAGCTGACGACCAACGAACCCGGACCGCAGGCGGTCCGGCGGTTGTTGGCGCAGCTCATGGACTTCAACGACGTCAACCGGTTCCTGATCGAGAAGATCACGGCGATCGACATCCGGTACGACTTCGGTGCGGGCCACGACCTGCTCGGGCGGCGGCTGCGCGACGTCGGGCTGAAGCACGGACGCCTGTTCGAGCTGTTGCGCACCGGCAACGGGCTGCTGCTCGACCAGACGGGGCGGCTTTCGGTGGACGGCTGGGCCGACCGGGTCGACCACGTCGCCGACGGCAGCGACGAGTGGGACGTGCCGGCCGTACTGCTCCGGCCGGACGGGCACGTCGCGTGGGTCGGCGAGGAGCAGCAGGCGCTCGACGTCGCGCTCGCCAGGTGGTTCGGCGCCGCGGGAACTCCCACGGCCGGGTGA
- a CDS encoding FG-GAP repeat domain-containing protein translates to MDRLVRVGMAATLAVAAGVAAPARAGAAGAGAFAPARYLPTGSTGTNAVAVADVTGDGRRDIVVGVDAATGTQTSSVLVFAQQADHGYGAPTRIPAHGGYNSDVRLAVADIDGDGRTDVAMSSSAGVDVLFQRGGRLAAPVLVAGGAEDVAIADVTGDGRPDLVVGAKQGEVRIHAQSATHTFPTHTTVTGPFTAGAPANQVFVADLDGDARVDLAQFYGHGTWVRLRRADGSYGPATTYRTPADGNGHRRVSLGAAVGDVTGDGRADLVTSVQGNTPDAAVQVFAQGVGGLAATPTRYPAYDCAAGLVIGDLTGDNRNDLVVAHANWLAVSVHLQVPTGTLGGYATNSVDGVGSQEDALAVGDVTGDGKPDVVAVAYDKVAILRQL, encoded by the coding sequence ATGGACAGACTGGTCAGGGTCGGTATGGCGGCGACGCTCGCCGTGGCGGCCGGGGTGGCGGCGCCGGCGCGCGCTGGGGCGGCGGGCGCAGGGGCCTTCGCGCCCGCGCGGTACCTCCCGACGGGGTCGACCGGGACCAACGCGGTCGCGGTCGCCGACGTCACCGGCGACGGGCGGCGTGACATCGTCGTCGGGGTGGACGCCGCCACCGGCACGCAGACGAGTTCGGTGCTGGTCTTCGCCCAGCAGGCCGACCACGGGTACGGCGCTCCCACGAGGATCCCCGCGCACGGCGGCTACAACAGCGACGTACGGCTGGCGGTCGCCGACATCGACGGCGACGGGCGTACGGACGTGGCGATGTCCTCGTCCGCCGGCGTCGACGTGTTGTTCCAGCGGGGCGGGCGGCTCGCCGCGCCGGTGCTGGTGGCCGGTGGCGCCGAGGACGTCGCGATCGCGGACGTGACCGGTGACGGGCGCCCGGACCTGGTCGTCGGTGCGAAGCAGGGCGAGGTGAGGATTCACGCGCAGAGCGCGACGCACACGTTCCCGACGCACACGACGGTCACCGGGCCGTTCACGGCCGGTGCGCCGGCGAACCAGGTCTTCGTGGCCGACCTCGACGGGGATGCCCGGGTCGACCTCGCGCAGTTCTACGGCCACGGCACGTGGGTGCGGCTGCGCCGCGCGGACGGTTCCTACGGGCCGGCGACGACCTACCGGACGCCGGCGGACGGTAACGGCCACCGCCGGGTCAGCCTCGGCGCGGCGGTCGGTGACGTGACCGGCGACGGCCGGGCCGACCTGGTGACCAGCGTCCAGGGCAACACCCCGGACGCCGCCGTCCAGGTGTTCGCGCAGGGCGTCGGTGGGCTCGCCGCGACGCCGACCAGGTATCCCGCCTACGACTGCGCCGCCGGTCTCGTGATCGGCGACCTGACCGGCGACAACCGGAACGACCTGGTCGTCGCACACGCCAACTGGTTGGCGGTGAGCGTCCATCTGCAGGTACCGACCGGAACCCTCGGCGGGTACGCGACGAACAGCGTCGACGGGGTCGGGTCCCAGGAGGACGCCCTGGCCGTCGGCGACGTCACCGGGGACGGGAAGCCGGACGTGGTCGCCGTCGCGTACGACAAGGTGGCCATCCTGCGGCAGCTCTGA
- a CDS encoding TetR/AcrR family transcriptional regulator, protein MVYRSTERVKARLSASRERIIVAALEIMAEHGYAGCSVAAVAERAGMATGSVYRHFPTKADLVAEVFRTASQREVDAVARAAALEGTVAERVTAVIETFSGRALRSPRLAYALLAEPADPAVDAERLVFRRAYAELIAGHVAQGVASGELPPQDPELTATALVGALAEAMVGPLAAGVAGPRTIEHLTAFLHRALGVSP, encoded by the coding sequence GTGGTCTACCGGAGCACCGAACGCGTGAAGGCCCGGCTCAGCGCGTCCCGGGAGCGGATCATCGTCGCCGCGCTGGAGATCATGGCCGAGCACGGGTACGCCGGCTGCTCGGTCGCCGCCGTCGCCGAGCGGGCCGGGATGGCGACCGGCAGCGTCTACCGGCACTTCCCGACCAAGGCCGACCTGGTCGCCGAGGTGTTCCGCACCGCCTCGCAGCGCGAGGTGGACGCGGTGGCGCGCGCGGCGGCGCTGGAGGGCACCGTCGCCGAGCGGGTCACCGCCGTCATCGAGACGTTCTCCGGCCGGGCGCTGCGGTCGCCACGGTTGGCGTACGCGCTGCTCGCCGAGCCGGCCGACCCGGCGGTCGACGCCGAGCGGCTCGTCTTCCGCCGCGCGTACGCCGAGCTGATCGCCGGTCACGTCGCCCAGGGGGTGGCGAGCGGCGAACTTCCCCCGCAGGATCCCGAGCTGACCGCCACCGCGCTGGTCGGCGCCCTGGCCGAGGCGATGGTCGGCCCCCTGGCCGCCGGGGTCGCCGGGCCGCGCACCATCGAGCACCTGACCGCCTTCCTCCACCGCGCGCTGGGAGTGTCGCCGTGA
- a CDS encoding isovaleryl-CoA dehydrogenase produces the protein MTTHEVLNQVPPLVGHDTADDAALLDGLEREGAGWAAAELHELGRLGGGEQAIEHGRLANEHPPVLRTHDRHGHRVDEVEFHPAWHELMRTAVTHGLHAAPWADDRPGAHVARAAKFYTWRPDAGHGCPISMTYAAVPALRHAPELAARYEPLLTTTSYDFGLRPPLAKRGLLAGMSMTEKQGGSDVRANTTTAHPEPDGTYRLLGHKWFTSAPMCDVFLTLARAPGGLTCFLVPRVLPDGTRNPMRLMRLKDKLGNRSNASAEVEYEHAVAWRVGDEGRGVRTIIDMVNLTRLDCVIGAAAGMRQGVTTAAHHATHRQAFGRYLVEAPLMRNVLADLAVESEAATVLMMRLAGATDRSARGDAGETAFKRLALAVGKYWVCKRWPAHAAEALECLGGNGYVEESGMPRLFRESPLNSIWEGSGNVAALDVLRALTREPEVMAAFEAEVTAAAGADARLDAAVRRVQAELSDHDDVELRARRVVERLALVLQGSLLVRHGHPAVADAFCASRLGGDHGQAYGTLPRGVDFAAIISRAVPKVG, from the coding sequence GTGACGACGCACGAGGTCCTCAACCAGGTTCCACCGCTGGTCGGTCACGACACGGCCGACGACGCGGCGCTGCTCGACGGGCTCGAACGCGAGGGCGCCGGCTGGGCCGCCGCCGAGCTGCACGAGCTGGGCCGCCTCGGCGGTGGCGAGCAGGCGATCGAGCACGGGCGGCTGGCGAACGAGCACCCGCCGGTCCTGCGCACCCACGACCGGCACGGCCACCGCGTCGACGAGGTGGAGTTCCACCCGGCCTGGCACGAGTTGATGCGTACCGCGGTCACGCACGGCCTGCACGCCGCGCCGTGGGCGGACGACCGGCCGGGCGCGCACGTGGCCCGCGCGGCCAAGTTCTACACCTGGCGTCCCGACGCCGGCCACGGCTGCCCGATCTCGATGACCTACGCCGCCGTGCCGGCGCTGCGGCACGCCCCGGAGCTGGCCGCGCGCTACGAGCCGCTGCTCACCACCACGTCGTACGACTTCGGGCTGCGCCCGCCGCTGGCCAAGCGGGGACTGCTGGCCGGCATGTCGATGACGGAGAAGCAGGGCGGCTCGGACGTACGCGCCAACACCACCACCGCCCACCCCGAGCCGGACGGCACCTACCGCCTGCTCGGGCACAAGTGGTTCACGTCGGCGCCGATGTGCGACGTCTTCCTCACCCTCGCCCGGGCGCCGGGCGGGCTCACCTGCTTCCTCGTGCCGCGCGTCCTGCCCGACGGCACGCGCAACCCGATGCGGCTGATGCGCCTCAAGGACAAGCTCGGCAACCGCTCCAACGCCTCCGCAGAGGTCGAGTACGAGCACGCGGTCGCCTGGCGGGTCGGCGACGAGGGCCGTGGCGTGCGCACCATCATCGACATGGTCAACCTGACCCGCCTCGACTGCGTCATCGGCGCGGCGGCCGGCATGCGCCAGGGCGTGACCACGGCCGCCCACCACGCCACCCACCGGCAGGCCTTCGGCCGGTACCTCGTCGAGGCGCCCCTGATGCGCAACGTGCTCGCCGACCTCGCGGTCGAGTCCGAGGCCGCCACCGTCCTGATGATGCGCCTCGCCGGGGCCACCGACCGGTCCGCGCGCGGCGACGCCGGCGAGACCGCGTTCAAGCGGCTCGCCCTCGCCGTCGGCAAGTACTGGGTCTGCAAGCGCTGGCCGGCGCACGCGGCCGAGGCCCTCGAATGCCTGGGCGGCAACGGCTACGTCGAGGAGTCGGGCATGCCGAGGCTCTTCCGCGAGTCCCCGCTGAACTCGATCTGGGAGGGCTCCGGCAACGTCGCCGCGCTGGACGTGCTGCGCGCCCTCACCAGGGAACCCGAGGTCATGGCGGCGTTCGAGGCCGAGGTCACCGCCGCGGCCGGCGCCGACGCCCGGCTCGACGCCGCCGTACGCCGCGTGCAGGCCGAGCTGTCCGACCACGACGACGTCGAGCTGCGGGCCCGCCGGGTCGTCGAGCGGCTCGCCCTGGTCCTGCAGGGCTCGCTGCTGGTGCGGCACGGCCACCCCGCCGTCGCCGACGCCTTCTGCGCCTCCCGGCTCGGCGGCGACCACGGCCAGGCGTACGGCACGCTGCCCCGCGGCGTCGACTTCGCCGCGATCATCTCCCGCGCCGTACCCAAGGTGGGCTGA
- a CDS encoding DHA2 family efflux MFS transporter permease subunit: MTQQSIATSDKLDASVLKVAGVVVLGAIMSILDVTVVTVALPTFQREFNASYAEVAWTMTAYTLALATVIPLSGWAADRFGTKRLYMIAIALFTIGSGLCANADTIGQLIGYRVLQGLGGGMLLPLGMTIMTRAAGPHRIGRLMAVLGIPMLLGPIGGPILGGWLIDVASWHWIFLINLPIGALALVYAALALPKDNPEPSESFDFLGMLMLSPGLALFLYGVSSLPETGTFADTGVWAPMVVGGALLVAFVLYSFRTRHPLLDLRLFANRNLTVAAVTMFVFIIAFMGAGLLFPSYFLQIRGETTLAAGLLMAPQGIGAMVTMPVAGMLADRVPVGRTVPFALALIALGFFTFTQVDPQTSYVLLCGSLFVMGLGMGGTMMPIMTSALKTLKAHDVARGSTLVNILQQIGGSVGAAMMSVILTSELNGSRPIPGATDPSGEPLTEAGLAIAVQQQPELAEQFPVDPSLIQRGLDFAASSFATTFWVAFALVLLTFVPVAFLPRRREPSHLLDGQQEGQPKAPVIIH; the protein is encoded by the coding sequence GTGACACAGCAATCCATCGCGACCTCGGACAAACTCGACGCCTCGGTGCTCAAGGTCGCCGGGGTCGTCGTCCTCGGCGCGATCATGTCGATCCTCGACGTGACGGTAGTGACCGTCGCCCTGCCGACCTTCCAGCGCGAGTTCAACGCGTCGTACGCCGAGGTCGCCTGGACCATGACGGCCTACACGCTCGCGCTGGCCACGGTGATCCCGCTCAGCGGCTGGGCCGCCGACCGGTTCGGCACCAAGCGGCTCTACATGATCGCCATCGCGCTGTTCACGATCGGGTCCGGGCTGTGCGCCAACGCCGACACGATCGGGCAGCTCATCGGCTACCGCGTGCTCCAGGGCCTCGGCGGCGGCATGCTCCTGCCGCTGGGCATGACGATCATGACCAGGGCGGCCGGGCCGCACCGGATCGGCCGGCTGATGGCCGTCCTGGGCATCCCGATGCTGCTCGGTCCCATCGGAGGCCCGATCCTCGGCGGCTGGCTGATCGACGTCGCGAGCTGGCACTGGATCTTCCTGATCAACCTGCCGATCGGCGCCCTGGCACTCGTCTACGCCGCACTGGCGCTGCCGAAGGACAACCCCGAGCCGTCCGAGTCGTTCGACTTCCTCGGCATGCTGATGCTCTCGCCGGGGCTCGCCCTCTTCCTCTACGGCGTCTCCTCGCTGCCCGAGACCGGCACGTTCGCCGACACCGGGGTGTGGGCGCCCATGGTGGTCGGCGGCGCGCTCCTCGTCGCCTTCGTCCTCTACTCCTTCAGGACCCGGCACCCCCTGCTCGACCTGCGGCTGTTCGCCAACCGCAACCTCACCGTCGCGGCGGTGACCATGTTCGTGTTCATCATCGCGTTCATGGGCGCCGGCCTGCTGTTCCCGAGCTACTTCCTGCAGATCCGCGGCGAGACGACGCTGGCCGCCGGCCTGCTGATGGCGCCGCAGGGCATCGGCGCGATGGTGACCATGCCGGTGGCCGGGATGCTGGCCGACCGGGTCCCCGTCGGCCGCACCGTGCCGTTCGCGCTGGCACTCATCGCCCTCGGGTTCTTCACCTTCACCCAGGTCGACCCGCAGACCTCGTACGTCCTGCTCTGCGGGTCGCTGTTCGTCATGGGCCTGGGCATGGGCGGCACCATGATGCCGATCATGACCTCGGCGCTGAAGACCCTCAAGGCGCACGACGTGGCCCGCGGCTCCACCCTGGTCAACATCCTCCAGCAGATCGGCGGGTCCGTGGGCGCCGCCATGATGTCGGTGATCCTCACCAGCGAGCTGAACGGCTCCCGGCCGATCCCGGGGGCGACCGACCCGAGCGGGGAGCCGTTGACGGAGGCCGGCCTCGCCATCGCCGTCCAGCAGCAGCCGGAGCTGGCCGAGCAGTTCCCGGTGGACCCCTCGCTCATCCAGCGTGGCCTCGACTTCGCCGCCAGCTCCTTCGCCACCACGTTCTGGGTCGCGTTCGCGCTGGTGCTGCTCACGTTCGTCCCGGTGGCGTTCCTGCCGCGCCGGCGCGAGCCGTCGCACCTGCTCGACGGCCAGCAGGAGGGGCAGCCGAAGGCTCCCGTCATCATCCACTGA
- a CDS encoding ATP-binding cassette domain-containing protein, producing MYWETGMQARSEAGLFTVFAELPRLVWTAVRTSWRADRLRTSVVAAATVGGGAMAAFGLLATQRVLVELFAGGPTTEKVVAATPALAVLAGATALRAGMGIATGYAQNGLTPRVSREVERGLFEMSTAVRLEAFDADAFADDMERASRGTESTVDLVESSMNLLAGLAGLLAVAVAVVVIHPLLLLALLVATLPKAWASLRAGHLRYRTYTAGSVRRRRLWLLHRLMAERDSAPELRSYGLRRFLLDQYDRVMEVETDIELALARRVTTTTTVGAVIGGIATAVVYLLLGLLLVDGQIPLAAAATCVVAVQAAQRSLAVTTFQVDRVYTEGQHFGDYTGFMTRAADYLHDPAPGAAGTDPGPLRELAVREVSLRYPDRDVPAVDRVTLTITAGQTVAFVGENGSGKTTLAAMIATLRAPTEGVICWNGRPLPEWDLDRLRARIAVVTQEYHKWPFTAATNIAVGDVESEARQDRIEAAAARAVAHDMIQELPDGYETLLDRTFARGQDLSGGQWQRITAARGFLRDAELLVMDEPSSALDPRAEDALFQAIRDRQGRATTILITHRLANVRHADRIFVLHDGALVEAGSHAELVAAGGRYAELFALQAAGYHGAHDEHAPAPRQR from the coding sequence ATGTACTGGGAGACCGGGATGCAGGCGCGGTCCGAAGCCGGCCTGTTCACCGTCTTCGCCGAACTGCCCCGGCTGGTCTGGACGGCGGTCCGGACCAGCTGGCGGGCCGACCGGCTCCGGACCTCGGTGGTGGCCGCCGCCACGGTCGGCGGCGGGGCGATGGCCGCCTTCGGGCTGCTGGCCACCCAGCGGGTGCTCGTCGAGCTGTTCGCCGGGGGCCCGACCACGGAGAAGGTGGTCGCCGCGACGCCCGCGCTCGCCGTGCTGGCGGGGGCGACCGCGCTGCGCGCCGGCATGGGCATCGCCACCGGGTACGCGCAGAACGGGCTCACCCCGCGGGTGAGCCGGGAGGTGGAACGCGGCCTGTTCGAGATGTCCACGGCGGTACGGCTGGAGGCGTTCGACGCCGACGCGTTCGCCGACGACATGGAGCGCGCCTCCCGGGGCACCGAGTCGACGGTCGACCTGGTGGAGTCGTCGATGAACCTGCTCGCCGGGCTGGCCGGCCTGCTCGCCGTGGCAGTCGCCGTCGTCGTCATCCACCCGCTGCTGCTGCTGGCGCTGCTGGTCGCGACGCTGCCCAAGGCCTGGGCGTCGCTGCGGGCCGGGCACCTGCGCTACCGGACCTACACGGCCGGCTCGGTGCGGCGACGGCGGCTGTGGCTGCTGCACCGGCTGATGGCCGAGCGGGACTCGGCGCCGGAGCTGCGCTCCTACGGGCTGCGCCGCTTCCTGCTGGACCAGTACGACCGGGTGATGGAGGTCGAGACCGACATCGAGCTGGCCCTCGCCCGCCGGGTCACCACGACCACCACGGTCGGGGCGGTGATCGGCGGAATCGCCACCGCCGTGGTCTACCTCCTGCTCGGGCTGCTGCTCGTCGACGGTCAGATCCCGCTCGCGGCGGCGGCGACCTGCGTGGTCGCGGTGCAGGCCGCGCAGCGTTCGCTGGCCGTCACCACCTTCCAGGTCGACCGCGTCTACACCGAGGGCCAGCACTTCGGCGACTACACCGGGTTCATGACCCGCGCCGCCGACTACCTGCACGACCCGGCGCCGGGCGCCGCGGGCACGGATCCCGGCCCGCTGCGTGAGCTGGCCGTGCGGGAGGTCAGCCTGCGCTACCCCGACCGGGACGTCCCCGCCGTGGACCGCGTGACGCTGACGATCACGGCGGGGCAGACGGTGGCGTTCGTGGGCGAGAACGGCTCGGGCAAGACCACCCTCGCCGCGATGATCGCCACCCTGCGCGCGCCCACCGAGGGCGTCATCTGCTGGAACGGGCGACCCCTGCCCGAGTGGGACCTCGACCGGTTGCGGGCCCGCATCGCGGTGGTCACGCAGGAATACCACAAGTGGCCGTTCACGGCCGCGACGAACATCGCCGTCGGCGACGTCGAGAGCGAGGCACGGCAGGACCGGATCGAGGCCGCCGCCGCCCGCGCCGTCGCACACGACATGATCCAGGAACTCCCCGACGGGTACGAGACGCTGCTCGACCGGACGTTCGCCAGGGGCCAGGACCTCTCCGGCGGCCAGTGGCAGCGCATCACGGCGGCCCGCGGCTTCCTCCGCGACGCCGAGCTGCTCGTCATGGACGAGCCGTCCTCCGCCCTCGACCCGCGCGCCGAGGACGCCCTGTTCCAGGCCATCCGGGACCGGCAGGGTCGGGCGACCACCATCCTCATCACCCACCGGCTGGCCAACGTCCGGCACGCCGACCGGATCTTCGTCCTGCACGACGGCGCGCTGGTCGAGGCCGGCAGTCACGCCGAACTCGTCGCCGCCGGCGGCCGGTACGCCGAACTGTTCGCCCTCCAGGCCGCCGGCTACCACGGCGCCCACGACGAGCACGCCCCCGCGCCACGGCAGCGCTGA